The sequence AATGTTTCAGCTCCCACTGAGGACGACTGACTCGGGACTTTTGCATTTATCTCTAAGAAGCTTTGCTTAAATGTAACTCTCACTTGAAGAGGCTTAGTGAAGGATTTAAAGATTCATTTTGGGACTTATTTCATCACGTAAACATGATGTTTTAACAACTTCAGGTTGTGTTGTTCCTGTCATATTAAGGCCGGTCTTACAGCAGCTGGCCTTTGACTTCCAGCCTTCCGGCATGTTGCTGCTGTACGTGCTGCAGGCTCTGGCGTAGGCCACCAGGAACTGACACTGGAGACCGTCCACCGCCGGGTATTTGCACAGCATGTTGGTGCAGGCGGTGATGAACGGATTTGGATCGATGTGGTCGTGGCAGGAGGTGAAGGGAGCCTCGTTCAGGAGATTACAGCTGTTGGGACATAaacagaggtggaagaagtattcagagtCTTTACTTATCTAATATATTATGTCATTCTATCattcttttaatagccagtatgaacaggaggaatgattacagcgaggaaaacctttcactgttcatatggacacctgactgctgtttaagACACACCTCAAACACTATGAACTCGTCCTTTTTAAAACCAGATAAACCACCATTTAAATGTGActcatattttatgtatttggaCTTGGAACAAGTATCTGAATGAAACCATCTGAGTAAAGTGCCTCAACTATTCACTgcttaaattgtattttataaaattaTCCAAAGTTAagttgttttcaaatgtaaaacctTAAACTGGAAAATACCCAGTAACTACAGCTGTTAGATAAATgtagcagagtaaaaaaaaggacaaaagttTTCCTGATGAAATGTGGTGAAGcagaagtttaaaaataaagtacaaacacctaAAATTCAAATGGATATAATTGCTtttgttaattaacaacatgCTCTTTGGCCTGAGTAACACTCAGTTAGTACTGTAGGTAGTAAGATAGTTAGCCGGGCATGCTAAAGTTAGCATTGTAGGttatttttaaatccatttCTCACACttgctgtcatgtttttgttattggGGCTAAAAAGACTCTAAAGTAAACAACCAGAGGAGAGTGTGAcgtgtgttcaggtgtgttcaggtgcaTCTCTGCTTACTGTTCAGCCATGGTGGTGCAGTTGATCTGACTGTCAGCAGGCTCGCTGTACTGCGTCTCACAGCTAGGGGGGGCGACAGACAAACAGCAGGAGgtcatgtgaacacatacaaacatagaAAGCAGTGGCAGCGGTCAGCGGGACGTTAAGGGTAGAGACGAGGTTTTTACCTGTCAGAGCTGTACTCGGAGAGCTTCGCTTCACTCAACTTGCTGGAGTTCACACATGAACCCTGCAGGGGAGCTGGTCCTGCTCCTGGAGGCAGATTTACACACTAGTCAGTCACATCTGAGACATTTTACTGCCCAAGGCAAGATCAAAAACCAAGGTCAAGATAATTAAACAGCACAGAGGCAATAAGAACACACCAACATTAAACCAGTAGCTCACATCATATCGCTACCCATCACAAAAGAAAGATTAAACTCAAAACAGCAGCTTGAAAACCAGGAAAACAGCTAATTTAAAACATCCAGCAGgagaaatgttttatgtttaccAGACATCCACAGGTGATCTTTTCACTTTGGTGCTATAAtaacttgatttttttatttaaacgacaggttcacaatctttcaaatccgtcttaaaacaacagtcggTCAGTcaggaagtatagtaacaaaaagagggactttggcactaaaaagactgtaacgttgaaagatatctacttgatttgactcatttggacgctgaagcttcatattagcttcagataaacttttaaatacattttttgcacagaaggaggactgtggattttgtcctccatcacttacattgtatgaagggatcttctaatggtcagtatgaacaggaggaatgattacagcaagaaaaacatgtttcaatgttcatttgggctcctgactgttgttttaagacacacttgaaaaattatgaacctgcCCTTTACTTCAACTTTACTCAACTTCTGGTCAGGAGGCAAATTTCCAACCAAATGCAGCTCAGATTTCTACAAAATTTCAAGAAAACCATCTAAATGTTGTGAACActtgtttccatccactcaGCATCAGGTGTACAGTGTGCAGGGATTTCAGTGCGACTTTTAAAAGTATGTTGGTCTGAAATTAATTACAAAAGATGTCATGATAACTAGAGCTACAACGATGAGTCAATcggcaactactttgataatcgatttaataattttagtcatttcttaaacaaaaaagcaaacattttctgattccagATTCacaaatgtgttgatttgttgcttttctttgacataatgacagtaaactaCATTATCTGACTGCTggctggacaaaacaagatatctgAATATATCTCCGTGAGCTGCTGGAAATTATATTGgacatttttcagctttttctgACAATTCATAgacttaaatgataaataatccGCAGATTGATCGATAATGCATATCTTCGTCTTTCTTAACTCAGCTGTGAAGTGTCCTTGTACCTGTCATGTGAATCTGTGCGGTGTTGCCATCAAAGAAGATAGAAGCGTTGTATTTGGAGAGCGTCATCTTTGCGGTGACTCCGGTGTGATCCTTAGAGAGCTCCACGCCGTGAATCAGCTGAGTCGAGCTGTTCAGGCTCAGCGCCGAGTCGTCCACCTGCAGAGATATAAAGACGAGGAACAAACACAGCTGAGGAGGAACCTCTGATCTGTCccattagagctgaaacaattgatCGGCTAATAAACAGATGGTAAGCAAGTTCAAAACCTGAAGGTCGTCAGGCTCAACTGAAATGTATAACtgagtatcatcagcataggTGTTGATGTTTTGCTGCCTGTTGACCTGATTTCATTGGAAAGTTTAGCTATTTTAGATGCTGGTGTGGCCTTTGAAGTGATTCAAGCTTTTTAACTTACCTGAGCTCCCCCGCCTGGTCCCAGTTGAATGTTAACGTCTTTCTCATCCAGATGCAGAATCACATGGTCCAAAAAATTCACATCTTTACGGCGGCGTTCCTGGAAGACGGCCAGCAGCTTGAAGCCTGTGTCTGATATCAGAGTGTACGCACAGCGATCCAGGACAGAGCCAATATTTCCACTGATATCAATGACATCGGAGCCGCTCACAGTGCAAATGGCGTCCAACACACACCTGACAGGGGTGGTGAGAGAGAGGTAGCATTGATGAAATAACTGACACGAAACGAGACATGAAAACGTGTTACTActctgtttacagcttcgctagcttgttgtgatCATATCACATTTCACAACCTCTTAACTTTGTattgaagttctttgagaaattcataatgtagcacaaagtgcagaggttgtgatatgtagcaaaACAAGCTACCAAAGCTGTGAACAGAACCACATTTCTGCCAAGCAGGTAACTTccagtctgaaaagtgaagccaatgcggaagtgccttaaacttgcattctttctaatggcaagcagggggcgactccactgacTCTAAAAAGAGgtcagattgtatggaagtctataataaatcaagagagaagtagggtcattttctcatagacttccatacaataGGTTGTCTTTTTGGAGTCAGTGGAGTCTCCCCCTGCTGGCCCTTAGagaaaatgcaggtttaaggcacttcagcattggcttcacttttcagacctggagctacctgcttggtagcaagctagctagttagcctaATCCTGCATAAGAACAGCAGTTAAAACAACCAAATAGCTAAAGTGTCAGTAGAAACAGAACactgaatgtgtaaaaaagaAGCCTAATAAGTGTGTATGATGATtcaaaaattaacaaagttCCCAAGGAAAATTAGTCTCTGATGCACTGCAGTATTCACAGGAAACAATCCgttcaaaatttcagttttactCAGACTTCCTGCAGGTATTGACTTCACTATTTGGGTTCATTATGCACTGAATATAAGATGAAACATCCATGAAATATATCAGTTTGTCAGGGGTCGTCAGTTTACTCAGTGGTAAAATAGATCTAAAAACATGatcaaatatgcaaatatatgtCTCATCTATAAAATTGTTCATGGCATGGCTCCTCTCTCACTCAGTTGCTTTGTTAGTCAACAAGTAAATACAAATCGGATTACAAGAGGAAACTGCATAATCCCACTAAGAAAATCTGGTTTCAATCAATGAAAGCAGCACATGAAAGGAACGCTGCACCAGCCAACAGTGGTCCTATATCAGGCTAAATTATTgtctttaaaaagataaaactgacTTGGCTTAAATACTTAAATGTGGGTGTTTGGTGCAGGAAACTGTAGTGCTGTAAAATTTCAAACTTCTGATTTGGGGCAAAGACAAGTTTTAAACTATGGGACATCTCTAGTGTCATATGGGACATATTTACTGTCCGTTGCCCTGGCAACGCCCTCCTGGGCCACAGGAACTGATGCTGAGGGCGGCTGAAGCATTGCAGGTTACAACACGTGCCTTAGAGTCGCACCCCACCACGCTGCGTTCATAGAAAACAcctgaaacaaaacacagacgACTGACTGAAATAACAGCAACATTCAAACGTTCACCCACgttacaaaaaacataaaataagatcgaaatgtaattaaattgaatttggttaaataaaactaaattcaagtaaaatttaattataaatgaaatTATACtaaaattgaagaaaaaaatgtaaaaatgtaataaaataaaataactgaagttaactgaattgaattaaaacctaaataaattaaagaattatataaaaatagtttaaataaataaatttgagtacaataaaacaatataaaacaatttaatgtaattaaaatgtggTAATTAAGCGCTTAAGACATACAGCAACGTCCCCACTTtaattctttattctttttcttgtaaaagtaaaaatgggGGAAGAGAGAATCAAAAGGAGGGAAAATTAACACCTAATTCACTTCATTTTCATGACTTTTTATGTCAATATCGTCACTGAGGCCAGGATATCCAAGTAACAAGTCCTTcctttcttaaaaaatgtatttctgtaatttagGTGAATTGACCCTTTAAGAACCACCAGCTCTGCTAACCTGAGTGTCTGCATCCGCTCATGTCCTTGTAGTACGCaaactgtttttgtgtgaaacTCCATTGTTGCAACCGATCACCATCGACCTGCACATCGACGGCCTGCAGAGGAGTGACAGCACATCAGGAACATCAAACATGTCAaactcaaacacattttaagatgtgacaacgctgtggttgaAGTCTGGTTACGTTCAGGCACTAAAACACTTGATTGgctttagggaaagatcatggtttggctTAAAATAAGGTTATTTTAGAGTCGGGGGACGTTTGTCaacatggttacaataataaccacgtgGTTAAGACGAGAAGACGATCGCTGACTCGTaactggaaacaggaagtgaacagcgTTCTCTCGTATTAAAgtcaagcccccaggaagtgtGCCAAGATTTGAAGCCactttgacatagtggccaaacgGTGGAATTGCAGCTTCCAGTTCCAACAGGGGCCCAAGAAGCATTTTTCTCACATATAATCATGGGGAAAGGAGCAGCTGGTGgataaaatggtggataaattcTTTTGAGTGTCACAATCTGCGCAAAATTACTTGTTTAATTATCAGAATTAcatccattcggtccgataacatttggaaagtctagaaggGCTGCATGATTGAATTATTGTattcccattcaagttagcaagagggctaaactggaagttagcccATAGAGCTCAGTATGTTTTCATcgggtaatttctttacagcaggaagtgtttttttggcttcttctgaagctaatatgaagcttcagcgtccaaatgagtcaaatcaagtagatatctttcaacgttacagtctttttagtgccaaagtccctctttttgttactatacttccacctgcagctcaacagggaaacactgtctgaggaaacacaaagagggaatttgatgctaaaaagactgtaaatgtgtcagatatccacttgatatgactaactcagactgctgaagcctcatataagcttcacagagacttttaaatgactgtgtggacacactgtggattttatcctccatcacttagattgtaagtgtattatgaggggatcttttaatggtcagtatgaacaggaggaatgattacagtgaggaaaacctctttcactgttcatatggacacctgactgctggtttaacacacttgACAAATTGTGAACCAGTCCTTTAAACTGACTTCTCTCCAACTATCTCACAGGTTTACTTACCAGAGAACTCAGTGTGAAGGACTCAGTGAGCTTTACTTGCACGGCTGCTTGGTCGTCAAACGGGCGGAGATGGTATTGAATCTGGAAACATGAAGCTGTCAGGAATCGATTTGTTCTGAGATATTCAGATGTCTGCTGATGAAACTGCACAGTACTCACATGATCATTGGAGTCCTGCAGATTCAGGACCACGCGGCATGGAGACGAACCTGTGAGCTGTTCCAGAGACATGTGATAATCTGAACCAGCGTTAATCGTAACGGTTTCTATTTTCCATGAAACCTTGGTGACTCCATTGTAAGTTGCCAGGAGACAGTCGTTTTTGGTTCCAGGACTGTAAGGTCCAGTGAAACAAACTGAGAGTTTGCCTCCGCTGCTGCCCACCTGCGAACATCAGAGAGACACAACAAGTCAAACCACAACACTGATGGAGGGGAAGCCGGTTTGGGGTTGAATGCAAGGAACTGAGATCGAGCTATCTCTTGGGAATTCTCGACAAAATCTGCTCCCACTTCCTGGAAAGAATAcctgtgtgaatgtgtagtTCAgaggccagatgcataaaacttaTACGAAGCCAGAAACATGCAGACCCGTTcctttcatcagatttataaacCTGTGCATGCACAAGCCTGATTTCCACAAATAGATGTAGACACAACTTTAATCAGGTATTTGCATATCAAtacacttcctgtttcaccAGTCTTTAAAGAACGGGTTCATAAGTTTaccagtgtgtcttaaaacaacagtcagaagcccaaatgaacaatgaaacatgtttttcttgctgtaatcatcagTAAATAAACTCATTCACTGTTTCATCAACACCCTCGACCCCGTTCTGGCATATAGCattaaaattgaacatttaatagtctTTCCACAGAATCTTCGTTTGTGGAACCAttatttaataacttttgaattcctattactggactaCACACCATTAGACTAAAATGTCATCACTAGATGTCCATCTGATggtgctgtagctaaatttaaggaagcaattccatcgGTATTaaattcactgccatgtctcaatactaccgaggactcttatgctaattttaattttaatcccaaattgataatcttgttgatagtgctgcaggctcattgcaaaaaacacttgactccatcgcccctttaaaaaagaagataataaaacataagaggttagctcggtggtttaactcccaaacctgtaaattaaagcaaaaatcaCAAGAATGtaaaaggatttggcgttcAACCAAACTAGAAGAATCATAcaggaaggccctctgtaagGCCAGAGCcacctattactcatcattaatagaagagaataaaaacagcccgAGGTTTCTTATCAGCACTTTGGCCAAGCTGACAAagatccatgtattcctataactctcagtagtaacgaccTCAtaagcttctttaatgataaaattctaactattagagataaaattcatcacctcacagga is a genomic window of Thunnus maccoyii chromosome 4, fThuMac1.1, whole genome shotgun sequence containing:
- the LOC121896460 gene encoding alpha-tectorin-like isoform X2 — protein: MLRLLLCVAALSRLTAADPVSLPAEVDISTCRIPYFGKLYDKLYVGSSGGKLSVCFTGPYSPGTKNDCLLATYNGVTKVSWKIETVTINAGSDYHMSLEQLTGSSPCRVVLNLQDSNDHIQYHLRPFDDQAAVQVKLTESFTLSSLAVDVQVDGDRLQQWSFTQKQFAYYKDMSGCRHSGVFYERSVVGCDSKARVVTCNASAALSISSCGPGGRCQGNGQCVLDAICTVSGSDVIDISGNIGSVLDRCAYTLISDTGFKLLAVFQERRRKDVNFLDHVILHLDEKDVNIQLGPGGGAQVDDSALSLNSSTQLIHGVELSKDHTGVTAKMTLSKYNASIFFDGNTAQIHMTGAGPAPLQGSCVNSSKLSEAKLSEYSSDSCETQYSEPADSQINCTTMAEHCNLLNEAPFTSCHDHIDPNPFITACTNMLCKYPAVDGLQCQFLVAYARACSTYSSNMPEGWKSKASCSPPQGFCQDTVCSAHEFCGEDVCGQPRCLCRANFASKYRSMGVFGEPTVCRRNSASVSLAGCLLAEKGIDYSTLHLNDKTCRGQMDEKTHMVNFGFNSNKDCGTIVLAENQKIIYKNTIRTDINASSGVVSRHGSVQMDISCFYIQPELQNINFKIKGGKAMQQILSGSWNYTLSLKMCADLACTQPLDFSKGVQMDETIYIHVETDGLDGNLISLVTDSCYATDEQSGGDGLKYDLVKDGCGNPQDSTVKVVGNGKGTGTIVSFQMFQFKGSDSGVFLNCKMKLCLKNNPSCVPKCQRGRRRKRSVRPEY
- the LOC121896460 gene encoding alpha-tectorin-like isoform X1, with amino-acid sequence MLRLLLCVAALSRLTAADPVSLPAEVDISTCRIPYFGKLYDKLYVGSSGGKLSVCFTGPYSPGTKNDCLLATYNGVTKVSWKIETVTINAGSDYHMSLEQLTGSSPCRVVLNLQDSNDHVSTVQFHQQTSEYLRTNRFLTASCFQIQYHLRPFDDQAAVQVKLTESFTLSSLAVDVQVDGDRLQQWSFTQKQFAYYKDMSGCRHSGVFYERSVVGCDSKARVVTCNASAALSISSCGPGGRCQGNGQCVLDAICTVSGSDVIDISGNIGSVLDRCAYTLISDTGFKLLAVFQERRRKDVNFLDHVILHLDEKDVNIQLGPGGGAQVDDSALSLNSSTQLIHGVELSKDHTGVTAKMTLSKYNASIFFDGNTAQIHMTGAGPAPLQGSCVNSSKLSEAKLSEYSSDSCETQYSEPADSQINCTTMAEHCNLLNEAPFTSCHDHIDPNPFITACTNMLCKYPAVDGLQCQFLVAYARACSTYSSNMPEGWKSKASCSPPQGFCQDTVCSAHEFCGEDVCGQPRCLCRANFASKYRSMGVFGEPTVCRRNSASVSLAGCLLAEKGIDYSTLHLNDKTCRGQMDEKTHMVNFGFNSNKDCGTIVLAENQKIIYKNTIRTDINASSGVVSRHGSVQMDISCFYIQPELQNINFKIKGGKAMQQILSGSWNYTLSLKMCADLACTQPLDFSKGVQMDETIYIHVETDGLDGNLISLVTDSCYATDEQSGGDGLKYDLVKDGCGNPQDSTVKVVGNGKGTGTIVSFQMFQFKGSDSGVFLNCKMKLCLKNNPSCVPKCQRGRRRKRSVRPEY
- the LOC121896460 gene encoding uncharacterized protein LOC121896460 isoform X3 is translated as MLRLLLCVAALSRLTAADPVSLPAEVDISTCRIPYFGKLYDKLYVGSSGGKLSVCFTGPYSPGTKNDCLLATYNGVTKVSWKIETVTINAGSDYHMSLEQLTGSSPCRVVLNLQDSNDHVSTVQFHQQTSEYLRTNRFLTASCFQIQYHLRPFDDQAAVQVKLTESFTLSSLAVDVQVDGDRLQQWSFTQKQFAYYKDMSGCRHSGVFYERSVVGCDSKARVVTCNASAALSISSCGPGGRCQGNGQCVLDAICTVSGSDVIDISGNIGSVLDRCAYTLISDTGFKLLAVFQERRRKDVNFLDHVILHLDEKDVNIQLGPGGGAQVDDSALSLNSSTQLIHGVELSKDHTGVTAKMTLSKYNASIFFDGNTAQIHMTGAGPAPLQGSCVNSSKLSEAKLSEYSSDSCETQYSEPADSQINCTTMAEHCNLLNEAPFTSCHDHIDPNPFITACTNMLCKYPAVDGLQCQFLVAYARACSTYSSNMPEGWKSKASCCEPTVCRRNSASVSLAGCLLAEKGIDYSTLHLNDKTCRGQMDEKTHMVNFGFNSNKDCGTIVLAENQKIIYKNTIRTDINASSGVVSRHGSVQMDISCFYIQPELQNINFKIKGGKAMQQILSGSWNYTLSLKMCADLACTQPLDFSKGVQMDETIYIHVETDGLDGNLISLVTDSCYATDEQSGGDGLKYDLVKDGCGNPQDSTVKVVGNGKGTGTIVSFQMFQFKGSDSGVFLNCKMKLCLKNNPSCVPKCQRGRRRKRSVRPEY